One Arachis hypogaea cultivar Tifrunner chromosome 18, arahy.Tifrunner.gnm2.J5K5, whole genome shotgun sequence genomic window, TATGGAAAACCATCAAAACAATAACCCGACCCGTGACCCAGACCTagcagaagaagagaagaagaagcgacACCAACACCCTCAGGTTTGGGGCACGTGGGAGGAACTCTTGCTAGCGAGCGCCGTCAACCGCCATGGCTTCAAAGACTGGGACACCGTCGCCATGGAGGTACAGTCGCGGACCTCCGTACCCAACCTACAAGCCACCGCGCTCCACTGCGAGCAGAAATTCCACGATCTCAACCTCCGATTCGCCGACCAATTAAACGACGCCGTGCCGCCGCTTCTCCAGAACGGCGCGGCCGCCGTCGATAGCTCTGATCATGTCCCCTGGCTCGACGAATTGCGAAAGCTCCGCGTCGCCGAGCTCCGCCGCGAGGTCCAACGCTCCGACGTTTCTATCCTGTAAATCTCATCATAAAAATATTCTATTTAGTTTTCGGTTAATGATTATTGTTTAACTTTTCTGTAGGTTTTGGATCTAATttcctttttttcattttataattatttCTTTTCCTTCAAGGTCGTTGCAGTTGAAGGTGAAGAAGttggaggaggagagagagaaagaaaatgacGGTAAAGTCGATGAGAAAGCAGATCTGGCGGTTTGCGGCGAGGCACGGCCCGGAAACGATGGAACCGGCGGAGAAAGGGAAGTTCCGGAGCCGACCGGTTCTGAACCGGAGATTCGCCGGCTCGACGAGAGCACCACGAACACTGATAAGCTTTTGCCAACCACCGGTGACGAGTCGGACCGGGAAAATCAGTCGGTTAATGAGTCGAACTCGACCGGTTCGCGGTTTGAGGGAGGGAAAACCGGAGCAGGAGATGGTGATGGGAAGACGGGGGTAGGGGCGGTTCCGGTTCATCCCGGTCCGAAAGAACCGGATCCGGTTGGCAGGAAGCGGAGACCGATTGGGGAGGAATCGAATAACGGAAGCTACGATACTGAGGTTAAAGTTCCAACGTGCGAGTCGCAGCCGCCAAGTGAGGAGAGGAAGGCAGAGGATGGTGACTCGTCCGAGTTGCGTGATGACTCGGTGGGCCACTCGGGGGAAGGGGGACGAGGGACGAGGGAGAGCAGCGAGGTGCAGAGCTCTGCTAGCCTGACGAGGAAGAGGAAGACGCGGCGGAGGAAGGAGGCTTCCGGTGGTAGTGGTGGCGGCGAGGTGGCCCTGGAGAGTGACGAGACCATGGTGAAATCCGAGCCGTTGATTGGGCTGTTGGAGATGATCAAGGCACACGAACACAGCTCATTGTTCGAGCGCCGTCTCGAGAGCCAGGTATTCCATTGCACCCTCCCCTTTTCGAGAGGATATAATTGGGATTTCACACACactcaaaaatttgaaataaccagtttttaagttttaactcccctccctcctctttctttctttaacaaattaataatttacATGCATGCACGTAACaaattttttgcttcttttttagaagaaaaaaaaccaATGGATTAAAacatgtatatataaattaaattaagaaaaggaGTTTTGCTTAAAGACATTTATGATTACaaatattacaaataaaaaattataatttaaaaatataattttttatattgaaagAATAACaagtttttaatattatttttaacgaATGTTCTTAAATACTctttaattaaatcttttaagCAAaatacatattttgatttgttgttaaGAAAACTTGGGTATACAGTGGCAACAAGGAGGGCATTGCATACGTTCCCTAAATCATGACAGTCCAACAAATGGGGACCACTCTTGAAATTTATTGGTTTTTTACGGGCATGAAGTTTGTGAATAAAAAATAGTCCAAGGAAATAAAAGTAAGTTTAACTTTATGAAATAAAGAAAACGCCGGtgtggttttttttttgggttggtgGTGGCGAGGGAGGAATTAAAAGTTTATATCATAAGTGAAAAAATAATCGGTTTTAATTGAGACGGGAAAAATTTGGTCACAAGTAAAACTTTTGGGGAATTGGTAGGTACCTGCGGGCTGCGGCAAAGACGTTGGCCCCTTTATCTGCAAAGCCGATATAGATAATTAACCgtctaaaaattaaaagtaacgaATTTATATGCATTAGTAATTTCATAAATATCTTTCCTATATATagtattcaattaaaaaatatatatttattataaatattacttAAATCCATCGATTCAAGATGTCATGCAGGCAAAATTATTTTCTTTACAATAGGACTAGCTTTATGCCGAAAAAGGATCAATACAAGACAACCATTTTTAGGCAGTTTTTCCTTTTCAAGCAAAAGATAATTTACTTCATCAGGCCcccttattaattttttttacacaaaaaaaaaaaatttgcatctttgttttttaggaaaaaaaataaaagattatggTTTAGCCGAGCACATGAATTCCTTTTAAGCCCAGTATGGGGAGAGCACTTATGTAACGTGGTAACACATAGTTGAAAGCCCATAGTTTGGTTTGGTATTGGGCCATGTTACCGTATTCAACACGACCCAAAGTATTCGAAATGGCCGAATTATCCTTGTTTATATTGACAAAATACTACCACtattatcatttttctttgtttctctACTTGCTCCCATGCTTCGCGGCGGTTACGTGTTTCAGTGTTTGGTCACAGGTCGTAATCAACTAACCGTGTCGCGTATTATTATTTCTTAGATGTTTGAAAGTCTAATCCTTAAGTTGTGGATTAGAGGGAAACCATGGCTTGTAGTTGTGGCTGGTCGTTTAATAATAtggaacaaagaaaatatggacgGTAGTGGAATTACTAATGGGCCCTATAGCGCTTATATTGTTCCTACCTTGTTCTTTTACCCGTCCGTTCTCGATTAAACAACAAAAAGTGAGGCCTTCATTTGGCACTAGTGGATATGGTTTTGGTAAAACTAATGTTTTATCGCTAATGtctattcaaaaaataattccaAAGAAAAGATAATCAAATCTGTTTTACTTATAAtcaccacaaaaaaaaaaatctgttttACTTATGACAAAAAAATTCTGTTTTACGTGTTAATGATTGAAAAATCCACTTTTATGTATCAATTAgctagtttatttttattttttctttttagaacTTTACCAAAAAACAAATTagcttgtttatttcttttgttcAGAATAAATATATTCTAATTTTACGTCCTGAATGTaactaaaatataaaactatattttctatttaattttttatttcaaattcgtgtgaaaaatagaatttgtGTTTGATCATTTAATAAACTCGGATTTTAACAATTAATACTAAAAGTATTGGATTTTCAATGTACTTTTTGACGAGAAATATTAAAGGATTATtagagtttattattttttaccattacttaattatcaacttaatttttttaatctaataatttaataatatattttatcttatatttttcaatattaatagcaaaaaacaataaatttcaaTAGTCCGATAGTATTTTTGATTTGATAGTTTTATTAAGAAATAGTAGTTATtccacactttttttttcttgtttttactttatcttttaatctaaaattaattaattctttattttttttccatgtTAAAAGTATTGGTCTTTAGAATTCTTCAATGGATGAAAGTAGGACATTTTAGGTGAGTTTGTGTAATTATTATAACAATTTAGTTATTTGCTCAGTTTTGGCTTGTTCTGGTACATGGCAGCAGGAATCGGAAAGATACAAAAACATTGTAAGACAGCACGTGGATTTGGAAACCATACAATCGAGACTCCATAAAGGACACTATTCCTCTAGCACCAACTCTTTCTTTCGTGACCTTCTCCTCCTCTTTACGAATGCCACCGTCTTCTTTACCAGAGACTCCCTGGAATCAACGGCGGCGCAGCAGCTGCGGCGCCTCGTCATGGCAGAGATGAAAAACCAAGGCCAAGCACAATCTGATCCCACCCCACAGAAGACGGATTCCAACCCTCCAAACGCTCCTCAAGCCAAACCAGAATCTCTCCTTTCCAAGCACAAAGCCTCTGCTCCAATATTGGTATGCCGAAAACGCAGTTCAATGTCATCTAAACCTTCCCCGGCGACCTTTGGCCAAAAGGGTGACCAACCCGTCACCGATAAGAAGGAAAAACCATCTTCTGATGCAAAACCACCCATGAAACCCTCTTCTTCCGAGACAGATGAAGATGAGCCTCCCAAGGCCAAGGAAAAGCCGGTCACCGGAGCTCGAAGCCTGAGAAGAAGCAACAAGAACCTCAGCAGCAACAGCAATTCTGGCAATAAGAAACTCCCCACTAACTCCACCATAAAAGCAGCGACTTTGGTGACCAAGGCTGTCGAAGCCGCAAAACCAGACAAGAGCAAAGCAGAGGGAGGACAGGACAAGAAGAAGAATGCCGCTGCTGATTTCTTGAAACGAATAAAGCGAAACGCTCCAGTGGAGGCACTGAAGAGTGGCAGTGGTAGTGGTGGAGGAAGTAGTAGCAGCAGCAGAGGTGGGACTGCAAGTATGAAAGAGCAAAAGAAAATTGTGAATAGTGGAAAGGGTGATAATAAAGGGAAAGAAAGGGCGTCAAGGCATAATAACGGTGGAGGAGGAGGGTCAGGGGATAAAAGGAACAAGAACGTTGTTGAGAATAGCAAGAGGAGTGTAGGTAGGCCTCCAAAGAAAACAGCAGAAAGCAATACAGCTTCTGCAAAGCGTGGGAGGGAAAATAGTGCTAGTGCTAGTAAGGATAAGCGACCCAAGAAACGTTCTAAGAAATGATCACAAATTTCATAATTAGTTaggccttttttatttttatttttttgtatattattattGTCAGAGTGTCTTTCTTACTTATTTTACACTACTAATTTATTGATCAGTTGTGGCCTGTAGTCAGTTAAGTTATATGTAACTTTTTGTATCTCGGGTCAATCCTTGTAACATGTTTCATTCCTTACTTTTACTTCAGTGGAAACCTCATCGTCTGTTTTAATACATGTCACAGGTTTTTTGTTTAACCAATAAGGACCAAGATTGTGAGAACTAGATTTGTCAATGAATTGATAAGGTAACTGTTCATTGGTTTAATGATTTGATCCAagagtttaattaaatattaaataaaattattaaaaatttagtatataattttaaatatttaaatttaattatttttaatttaataaaattttataattttataattttacataataaattatttataatttaatattaaaaatgcaTAAACAATttcaaacatcaaaatttataattaaaaacaatCAAAACGCAAGTtccaaaaaatacataatgttttactaccaaaaaaatattaacaaagatCAATACTAAGGTATTAATGTGTTATAAACTTTTAAAGATCCTTCATTCTATATTTTGGATAAGCTCAAGCCATCATTGTAGAGAAAACATAGCATAACTACTTAGATGAAAATAGCAAAAACTTGAGACTGTCTGCAAACTTTTAGTTCTTCAATATCGTTCACACTAGTACGAGGAAGACCCTTCTATTATATTTCCTTTTTATCCTTCGAAACAATATCCATCGCCATGAGAACGTTAAGAGCATCATAGACCCTTCTACGGATATTTTTCTCATCATATTGTTGCTGATAAATGTTCAACTCAAGAAACATAAGTTACTTATCTTAAACATTTACTCTGtgaaaaaagaatataaaatagaaaattcTTTATATGAGAAAATCTGATCGGGACACAAACCACTGTTGCCTAGATCAGCAAATTCATCTACAAGATCATCTGCTATCTGTAATGTAACCACAATCACATTAAAGTGAAATAGCAAAATCTAGACAATCAGTAAACCACTAAACCCAGTATTATTAACAAAACTACAAAAGTATTAAGAAAATCTAAAAATCAGCAACCCAATATTATTAACAATAGTACAAATTACAAAACAAGTAAAAATAATTCCAAGTAATAGTGCTTACCAGCTGCAATAGAGGAAGGGCATTGATGGCAACGACAGAGGAGTCAGAACCATCGACGATGACAGAGAGAGAGCTCGAATAGAGGAGACGATGACGGCGACAGAACTTTCACACGACGGCAAAGAGATTCCTAGGACAGTGACGGAGCTTTCACACGTGATACAGCTTCCTACGACGGCGACAGAATTATCACATGCGATGCCTGTCCCCAGCGGAGAAGAGTTTGGCGATGACTACAAAGAGGGACAGTGGCTGCCGGGATACGAGGCTGCGTTTGGGGACTAGGgtcagagagaaagagaggagtgAGACTAGGGCTGCGTTTGGGGGATTACTGGATTAGGGCTCTTTTTTTTCTTAAGGGttaaacgacgccattttgaggGGATGATACCGAACCAAAAACCTTTAACTAAACCGGCTGGTTCCCACAGTTTACTGATTAATTGTCAATTCGATTAGTTTTTTTACCGATTTTTTTTCAAGCGATTTATGAGGTTGACCGAACTAGCCAAGTGACTGGTTTTTGGTTAATTTGGTTGAATCGATCGatccggttcgattttcagaactaTGATGATAACCATATGTTTAAATTTAAAGATGCTAGATAAACGCtattttatcattattataaAAGATTGATAAGTGCATTGATGTGCCAAAACTTGATGGATTTAAATTTTGCAAGTGCACCAAATTGCTTCAAGTAATACCACAATGAGTGTATAtcgttcccacgaggattaaaggattgagtAGCAACTTCTAATCAAATCTTTAATTAGATCAACGAACTTTTGTAGTGGATGATGAGATCTTGAAACAATAGCAGCAAAGTATGTGAATGAATGCTTATGAATGATTAGAGAGATAAACAATGACTGGAAGATgttaaggtttcggagatgtTTAATTTTCATAAAAGGAAACATTCATGTTTATTTACTTTGACTCCTGCAATATACTTTCACGACAAATCATATATAATCAAACATTAATCCCTtgacaattcaatttctctttatcttatttaattgctaatttcttggttaattaattaagaaaaagagGTTAAGTACAATTCTGATTTAAAGTCGCACAACCTTTCAAAAACTATCCATAGTTagtttgaaaaattatgagaatgaGTTTCAAGCTAATCCCAATATTAAATTTTCTAAGATAATAAAGGAATCTAAGACAGTGttagaatatttttcaatacTTCTAATCATTAAGAATAAGAACGAAACTCAATTCTTAAAAAGTATCAAcgcattaatcaaaataaaataaataatcaaattactAATCCATAAAATCAAACAGAGCTCATAACCCTAACAAAAGAGAATTAGTGACTCAAGATaaatagaaaactaaactaaactaaagaCTGTGTGATGCTGGATGATTGATTTTCCAATCATTTCTTgcttatttatatcctaaatctatcataaaattcaaattcaaactaaatcTAATATTATCTTTCGAAGAATAAGATAACTAaaacaataatttaaattaaaaccaaCTCTTATCTTTCTAGAAGAAGCTAACAATAACTAATCATTCAAATCTTAAATCTTTGTAGAGTTTAGGCTAAATCAAAGTATTCTAGAAGAGATTTCTAAGCATTGGTGCTGAACTTGGGCACTGGCGCTGGGCTTGGAGCATTGGCGCCAGGCTTTGATAGTTGGCATCGGACTTTGGACCCTCCTGAGAGTGAAAAATTACTTGAAGTTGGGCACcagtccttcttcttccttcgcaGGCACTGGGcttcaattgtaacatccttatTATCAGAATATCATACTTAAGTCATAATATTACTAATGGTAAAAATACTATGTGTATTCCATGTATTACCTATTTACATATATAGGAGCctttaaaaataaaacttaaaacgAAAGGCATTATATAATTCTATTTATctcaataaaatcaataattactATAATCCAATAGCTACATCTATTGTCATGAATAAAAATACATCTCATATACTTCTATACACATATTTATATACATACAATAAGTAATACAATTTTTTCCCCTCATAAGAtagtaaattctaaaataatagcAAGGGAAAAATAACTAAATACAAATTTATTCTAAAATAAAGAAGTAAATGTCCAATGCTCAGTAGAATCTTTAGATCTTTCTTCGTCCGTTTTCCTAAAAATGTTAGATATAAGGGGAATGAGAACCTAACTCAAAGGTCTCAGTAGAAGGATTTCAAAATTGTCATAGAAagatatgtaaaataaaatttattttatgacaGTGATCAGtgcttgccttatgaatcttttttcTTGCAAACTTTCCTTATCTTCCAATTTTTAGGATTCAAATATCATTCTTTCCTAACTCATTtcttaatactattacttttctaaaCTATTATGTTCTcataattctctaatttaattcactgttgtttatttttcttatttccaATCATGGACTATATTACTTTCTATCTCTATCTAGATTTACTGTTTAGTCAATCTCTCTTGAATCAcctttttttagcattttcgaactAACAATTGCAGTcataaacacaatcaatcaaataCACAATCACACATATTGCAATTACACAAGTACAGACAAACAGGAAAACAGACAAACAATTAAATAGACAAACAATTTCAAGCAATACACAAATAAATgcaatatgatgcatgcctgtcctattgacCGTGAACTCACTTGTCAGTTATATTGCCAGAACtcgacacatccggtagctaacccggacatcaTCTCTCTATCGTGCATCCCTAGTAGGAACATCCCAATCTTATCACAAGCTGGTCTCAAAAGGAGAGTGACGTGTCACTTTCTCATTGGAGGCAGCGCTATCTGTGATATAGTGTctgccacactcttgggatataatgCTCGCGACACTTCACGACTAGAGAGAATGTGGGtggacaaaaccaccatccccATATCACACCACAATTAcgagcaagcgggacaaaaccaccatctTTGCTCGGTGCAGGTGCCTCATCAACAACGCAAGTGGGACGAAACTCATGTCCTTGCCAATTCAGTGATCATATCTTAATCATAATCACGATCAAACATAACGAAGATTATAATCAAAACCAAAATCGAAATCAGAATCATAATTCTTTATGTTCATATTCATCACAAGGTTAATTATCCTTAAGCCATGAAcgggataaaaccaccatccTCACCATGGGTCGGACGAAACCACCATCCCCACAAAATAACAACGCACTGAGCAAGCGGAACtataccaccatccttgctagACAATCAAAGTAATATCACAATTCAAATCACTTTTTGGCATCTTTTCTTTCTATAAATCATATTTTGACccatttattttcaataataatatacTAGGTCCATATCATGCCAAAACTCATATTCcttactcattttctttttatattcatACTCGGGTTCACATACACTTCAAAGACTCAATCAAACGTCATATTCTATTGTCAGATCACAAAACATATGGCTCACTTTTAAACTTTCTCAAATTGACCCACATAATACTTAGGTTCATCCTAAAACTCAAATTACACTTTAGGGCCATAGCACATTTCTAAATTTTACCAAAGTTTCATTCTTTCAAATTAATACGAATATCCAAAATTTTAAACCTCAAGAGTCATAATACCTCAATTGACCCAAGAAAAATTCACCATTTTTGGCTACTCTTTTCTCATACATAGTCTATGTGCATATATGACAATTCACTCATTTAATTACAATTATTATCTATATTAATCAACCACTTATAACCGATCTTGACTTCGCACTTCAATTATCAACGTTGTAACACCTTACCATTTATTGTCTTTTTCTTAAGCCATAATTCAATTATGGTTTGGTGCTATAACTCAAGTTCTatataaatacttatgtatagAAATGAATATTATACCTGTGAAAAGATTTAAAACTTCAAAGCAAGATAATTCGCCAATCATTCACACTCAATGGTAAACATAAGCGCGTCAGAAAACGTAGATAACCAAAAGCTCGAAGGAAGGataagagtatatatatatatatatatatatatatatatatgagtatcTACTAGTCTCAACCCACTATGATTAGACCGGCTAGAGTTACAACAGTAAAACAATTGGATAGACATAACCTATCtctccaaaatatatcataagcCTCTAAAAGCAAGTCTTCAAAACAAGTGCATAATATAAGTGTTTCCAAAAAAAAGGAGAGAGCCTAAAATTAAAGCAGAATAAAAGGTTTTCTTCGCTGTCCTTCCAAATAAACCTCACACTCACTGAGAAGAATCGGGACCTGCACCTGAAAAGTAATAATTCTCAAaacgggtgagaacatcatcccttACAGGGTTCTCCGCTAGACAATAATTCCAAATAGAAACTATGTAAAACCACATGAACCCGCTAGGCAATCCTAATCTCCATTCATACAAAGTTCAAGCCTATGGTTCTTACTACTCCGATCAAAGTAGATAAACTAAATCTCAACTATATTAGTGATCTTTAAATCTAAGTTCTTCCTGATACAAGCCATCATCTCACTTAATATCATAATTTCTCAATTTTTAGTAATTCAATATCAAAGCTTAGTTTCAATGTTTTCaatttattctcaattttttcACAAACCTCAATCACTATAtatcatcaagaacaaccctgAGCATCACCACCACCAGCATAAGGAATCTCTAAGTTGTGCAAACACATACAAGACAATACAAGAAATACACAAATAGAGATAAAATGTAAAGCAATTAGTTCAATTAACATATAGATACATTTATTCAATAAGGCAAGCTAAATACAAGATATACACCCAAACAATATACTcaaatgcaaatgatgtatgcctgtcctactggcaaTGAGCTCACGTGTTGGTTAATCTGCCAGAACtcgacacatccggtagctaacccggatattgtTTCTCTGTCGCGCATCTTCAGGAGGTCTATAATCGGGAGAGTGTGCCTTACCACCTTCTCCTGGAAACAAACACCAAGGGAATCTTATCgaggattagtgccctaccaccttacaGACAGAGAGTGAATGTGTGGAAAAATATCGGGCAAATTAGTACCCTACCACTTTCAAATATCGAAAAAATTAGTGTCCTACAACATTTTCCACATCCTTTAAAACACAATTAACGAGAATGTGAGGAAATAAATCGGAGGATGAGTGTCCTACCACCTTTCCCACATCCCTCAAAACATGAGAGGAAATCCTTCATCCTCAACTTGCCTCTCCGTGAGCGGGATGAAACTACCGTCTTCACCTACAACCAACAAGCTCAAATACCAACCGAGAGCAAACGAgacaaaaccacaatccttgcatctACTCTGGAAGCTCAAATACCAATAGGGAGCAAGCAGGAAAAACCACAATCCCTGCATCTACCCCAGAAGCTCAAATATCGAACAAACTCATTCTTATAATCCAATCATATCAACTCATTCTCATCATATAATCATATCAACTTAGCCTCATCATTCAATCATAGTAACTCATTCTATTCATTCACTCATCAACTCAATCTCATCATTCAAACATAACATCTTATTCTCATTATCCTCTCGAATAAACTCAATCTCGTCATTCAATCATATCATCTCATTCTCATTACTTTCTATACTCATTATAGGATTTACGAAAGTTTGAAACGTTAAAAAAAATGGTTTAGAGGCATAAGATTCGTTCCAAATCATAGAAAATAGTTATCGGATCTCAAATAGGGATTACGGAAAGGAAAAAGTAGAATGGAATA contains:
- the LOC112769199 gene encoding uncharacterized protein isoform X2; this encodes MVKPSSFSYHMENHQNNNPTRDPDLAEEEKKKRHQHPQVWGTWEELLLASAVNRHGFKDWDTVAMEVQSRTSVPNLQATALHCEQKFHDLNLRFADQLNDAVPPLLQNGAAAVDSSDHVPWLDELRKLRVAELRREVQRSDVSILSLQLKVKKLEEEREKENDGKVDEKADLAVCGEARPGNDGTGGEREVPEPTGSEPEIRRLDESTTNTDKLLPTTGDESDRENQSVNESNSTGSRFEGGKTGAGDGDGKTGVGAVPVHPGPKEPDPVGRKRRPIGEESNNGSYDTEVKVPTCESQPPSEERKAEDGDSSELRDDSVGHSGEGGRGTRESSEVQSSASLTRKRKTRRRKEASGGSGGGEVALESDETMVKSEPLIGLLEMIKAHEHSSLFERRLESQQESERYKNIVRQHVDLETIQSRLHKGHYSSSTNSFFRDLLLLFTNATVFFTRDSLESTAAQQLRRLVMAEMKNQGQAQSDPTPQKTDSNPPNAPQAKPESLLSKHKASAPILVCRKRSSMSSKPSPATFGQKGDQPVTDKKEKPSSDAKPPMKPSSSETDEDEPPKAKEKPVTGARSLRRSNKNLSSNSNSGNKKLPTNSTIKAATLVTKAVEAAKPDKSKAEGGQDKKKNAAADFLKRIKRNAPVEALKSGSGSGGGSSSSSRGGTASMKEQKKIVNSGKGDNKGKERASRHNNGGGGGSGDKRNKNVVENSKRSVGRPPKKTAESNTASAKRGRENSASASKDKRPKKRSKK
- the LOC112769199 gene encoding uncharacterized protein isoform X1 yields the protein MVKPSSFSYHMENHQNNNPTRDPDLAEEEKKKRHQHPQVWGTWEELLLASAVNRHGFKDWDTVAMEVQSRTSVPNLQATALHCEQKFHDLNLRFADQLNDAVPPLLQNGAAAVDSSDHVPWLDELRKLRVAELRREVQRSDVSILSLQLKVKKLEEEREKENDGKVDEKADLAVCGEARPGNDGTGGEREVPEPTGSEPEIRRLDESTTNTDKLLPTTGDESDRENQSVNESNSTGSRFEGGKTGAGDGDGKTGVGAVPVHPGPKEPDPVGRKRRPIGEESNNGSYDTEVKVPTCESQPPSEERKAEDGDSSELRDDSVGHSGEGGRGTRESSEVQSSASLTRKRKTRRRKEASGGSGGGEVALESDETMVKSEPLIGLLEMIKAHEHSSLFERRLESQESERYKNIVRQHVDLETIQSRLHKGHYSSSTNSFFRDLLLLFTNATVFFTRDSLESTAAQQLRRLVMAEMKNQGQAQSDPTPQKTDSNPPNAPQAKPESLLSKHKASAPILVCRKRSSMSSKPSPATFGQKGDQPVTDKKEKPSSDAKPPMKPSSSETDEDEPPKAKEKPVTGARSLRRSNKNLSSNSNSGNKKLPTNSTIKAATLVTKAVEAAKPDKSKAEGGQDKKKNAAADFLKRIKRNAPVEALKSGSGSGGGSSSSSRGGTASMKEQKKIVNSGKGDNKGKERASRHNNGGGGGSGDKRNKNVVENSKRSVGRPPKKTAESNTASAKRGRENSASASKDKRPKKRSKK